In Montipora capricornis isolate CH-2021 chromosome 4, ASM3666992v2, whole genome shotgun sequence, a single genomic region encodes these proteins:
- the LOC138045671 gene encoding tetratricopeptide repeat protein 28-like, with protein sequence MVDGKLEAVEQRMLELAIAISVEDRDREGRAHFHLGGAYLNLPDNQQAIKNYAQALPIFIEIGCRAEEGSTYGNLGIAYFRLCNFKQAIEYYEKHLSIAKEVGNRDGEGSAYGNLGNAYRNLGNFKQAIEYYEKHLSIAKEVGNRAGEGSTYGNLGIAYLSLGNFKQAIEYYEKHLSIAKEVGNRDGEGSAYGNLGNAYLSLGNFKQAIEYYEKHLSIAKEVGNRDGEGSTYGNLGNAYRSLGNFKQAIEYYEKHLSIAKEVGNRAGEGSTYGNLGNTYGNLGNFKQAIEYYKKHLSIAKEVRNRDGEGSTYGNLGNTYLSLCNFEQAIEYYEKDLSIAKEVGNRDGEGSAYGNLGIAYLSLGNFKQAIEYYEKHLSIAKEVGNRDGEGSTYGNLGNAYLSLGNFKQAIEYYEKHLSIAKEVGNRDAEGSPYGNLGNAYLSLGNFKQAIEYYEKHLSIAKEVGNRDGEGSAYGNLGNAYRDLGNFKQAIQYHEKHLSIAKEVGDRDGEGSAYGNLGNAYLSLGNFKQAIEYYEKHLSIAKEVGNRDGEGSAYGNLGNAYRYLGNFKQAIEYYEKHLSIAKEVGNRDGEGSAYGNLGNAYRNLGNFKQAIEYYEKHLSIAKEVGNRAGEGSAYGNLGIAYLSLGNFKQAIEYYEKHLSIAKEVGNRDGEGSAYGNLGNAYLSLGNFKQAIEYYEKHLSIAKEVGNRDGEGSTYGNLGNAYCNLGNFKQAMEYYEKHLSIAKEVGYRAGEGSTYGNMGNAYLSLGNFKQAIEYYEKHLSIAKQVGNRDGEGSGYGNLGNAYLSLGNFKQAIEYYEKDLSIAKEVGNRAGEGSAYGNLGNAYLSLGNFKQAIEYYEKHLSIAKEVGNRDGEGSAYGNLGNAYLSLGNFKQAIEYYEKHLSIAKQVGNRAAEGSAYGNLGNAYLSLGNFKQAIEYYEKDLSIAKKVGNRDGEGSTYGNLGNAYRNLGNFKQAIEYYEKHLSIAKEVGNRDGEGSAYGNLGNAYLSLGNFKQAIEYYEKHLSIAKEVGNRDGEGSAYGNLGNAYRNLGNFKQAIEYFEKHLSIAKEVGSRYREGSAQGNLGNAYLSLGNFKQAIEYYEKDLSIAKEVGNRAGEGSTYGNLGNAYLSLGNFKQAIEYYEKHLSIAKEVGNRDGEGSAYGNLGNAYLSLGNFKQAIEYYEKHLSIAKEVGNRDGEGSTYGNLGNAYLSLGNFKQAIEYYEKHLSIAKEVGNRAGEGSAYGNLGNAYRNLGNFKQAIEYYEKHLSIAKEVGNRDGEGSAYGNLGIAYLNLGNFKQAIVCCEKHLSIAKEVGDRDGEGLAYGNLGNAFNNLGYFKEAMDYHEHSLSIFKEIGNCLGEGIAWYSQGHDHELLGSFINALSCYRSSIKHFDETRHSLKSEDELKVTFRDSYRVSYTALWRTLLKNGEIEEALYAAEKGRAQALMDILQDQYGIDSQSFSALAPNQTLTAALELLPSQAVFVALDENKITFWVLRKDSKISFRQSDIANGSADLLMETILKEIGVGDGVRCENRSLDPLRNDLSCSKKPISEKAVLPFSSSGNSLQPLYEVLLGPIADLLQGNELIVVPDGPFCLAPYSALSESIRIRTIPSLTAFNVIVGAPDDFHSKTGALLVGDPCLKEVTNKKGEPILEQLPCAKKEVEMIGKLLQTTPLTGKSATKSEVLKSMKSVALVHIAAHGCQKTGEIALAPNNERKSQIPKEEDFILKMSDVQTISLRARLVVLSCCHSGRGEVKSEGVVGIARAFLCAGARSVLVSLWAIDDKVTLLFMRSFYQHLVDGKSASAALQQTMKSFRESKQYCAIKHWAPFVLVGDDVMLEFPKNESMSKMLEDNLAEPDASVIAELVKKGITG encoded by the exons ATGGTAGATGGGAAGTTAGAGGCTGTAGAGCAGCGGATGCTAGAACTTGCCATTGCGATAAGTGTAGAAGACAGGGATCGTGAAGGAAGGGCTCATTTTCATCTCGGTGGTGCTTACCTCAACCTACCTGATAATCAACAGGCCATAAAAAATTATGCACAAGCATTACCTATTTTCATAGAAATAGGCTGCAGGGCGGaggagggatcaacctatggaaatctgggaattgcGTATTTTAGGctatgtaattttaaacaagccattgagtactacgaaaaacatcttagtattgctaaagaagtaggtaatagggatggggagggatcagcctatggaaatctgggaaatgcctatcgaaatctaggtaattttaaacaagccattgagtactacgaaaaacatcttagtattgctaaagaagtaggtaatagggctggggagggatcaacctatggaaatctgggaattgcctatcttagtctaggtaattttaaacaagccattgagtactacgaaaaacatcttagtattgctaaagaagtaggtaatagggatggggagggatcagcctatggaaatctgggaaatgcctatcttagtctaggtaattttaaacaagccattgagtactacgaaaaacatcttagtattgctaaagaagtaggtaatagggatggggagggatcaacctatggaaatctgggaaatgcctatcgaagtctaggtaattttaaacaagccattgagtactacgaaaagcatcttagtattgctaaagaagtaggaaATAgagctggggagggatcaacctatggaaatctgggaaatacCTAtggcaatctaggtaattttaaacaagccattgagtactacaaaaaacatcttagtattgctaaagaagtacgTAATAGGGAtggggagggatcaacctatggaaatctgggaaatacCTATCTTAGTCTATGTAATTTtgaacaagccattgagtactacgaaaaagatcttagtattgctaaagaagtaggtaatagggatggggagggatcagcctatggaaatctgggaattgcctatcttagtctaggtaattttaaacaagccattgagtactacgaaaaacatcttagtattgctaaagaagtaggtaatagggatggggagggatcaacctatggaaatctgggaaatgcctatcttagtctaggtaattttaaacaagccattgagtactacgaaaaacatcttagtattgctaaagaagtaggtaatagggatGCGGAGGGATCaccctatggaaatctgggaaatgcctatcttagtctaggtaattttaaacaagccattgagtactacgaaaaacatcttagtattgctaaagaagtaggtaatagggatggggagggatcagcctatggaaatctgggaaatgcctatcgcgatctaggtaattttaaacaagccattcagtaccacgaaaaacatcttagtattgctaaagaagtaggtgatagggatggggagggatcagcctatggaaatctgggaaatgcctatcttagtctaggtaattttaaacaagccattgagtactacgaaaaacatcttagtattgctaaagaagtaggtaatagggatggggagggatcagcctatggaaatctgggaaatgcctatcgatatctaggtaattttaaacaagccattgagtactacgaaaaacatcttagtattgctaaagaagtaggtaatagggatggggagggatcagcctatggaaatctgggaaatgcctatcgaaatctaggtaattttaaacaagccattgagtactacgaaaaacatcttagtattgctaaagaagtaggtaatagggctggggagggatcagcctatggaaatctgggaattgcgtatcttagtctaggtaattttaaacaagccattgagtactacgaaaaacatcttagtattgctaaagaagtaggtaatagggatggggagggatcagcctatggaaatctgggaaatgcctatcttagtctaggtaattttaaacaagccattgagtactacgaaaaacatcttagtattgctaaagaagtaggtaatagggatggggagggatcaacctatggaaatctgggaaatgcctattgcaatctaggtaattttaaacaagccatggagtactacgaaaaacatcttagtattgctaaagaagtaggatatagggctggggagggatcaacctatggaaatatgggaaatgcctatcttagtctaggtaattttaaacaagccattgagtactacgaaaaacatcttagtattgctaaacaGGTAGGTAATAGGGATGGGGAGGGATCAggctatggaaatctgggaaatgcctatcttagtctaggtaattttaaacaagccattgagtactacgaaaaagatcttagtattgctaaagaagtaggtaaccgggctggggagggatcagcctatggaaatctgggaaatgcctatcttagtctaggtaattttaaacaagccattgagtactacgaaaaacatcttagtattgctaaagaagtaggtaatagggatggggagggatcagcctatggaaatctgggaaatgcctatcttagtctaggtaattttaaacaagccattgagtactacgaaaaacatcttagtattgctaaacaagtaggtaatagggcagcggagggatcagcctatggaaatctgggaaatgcctatcttagtctaggtaattttaaacaagcaattgagtactacgaaaaagatcttagtattgccaagaaagtaggtaatagggatggggagggatcaacctatggaaatctgggaaatgcctatcgaaatctaggtaattttaaacaagccattgagtactacgaaaaacatcttagtattgctaaagaagtaggtaatagggatggggagggatcagcctatggaaatctgggaaatgcctatcttagtctaggtaattttaaacaagccattgagtactacgaaaaacatcttagtattgctaaagaagtaggtaatagggatggggagggatcagcctatggaaatctgggaaatgcctatcgcaatctaggtaattttaaacaagccattgagtacttcgaaaaacatcttagtattgctaaagaagtaggtagtAGGTATAGGGAGGGATCAGCCCagggaaatctgggaaatgcctatcttagtctaggtaattttaaacaagccattgagtactacgaaaaagatcttagtattgctaaagaagtaggtaatagggctggggagggatcaacctatggaaatctgggaaatgcctatcttagtctaggtaattttaaacaagccattgagtactacgaaaaacatcttagtattgctaaagaagtaggtaatagggatggggagggatcagcctatggaaatctgggaaatgcctatcttagtctaggtaattttaaacaagccattgagtactacgaaaaacatcttagtattgctaaagaagtaggtaatagggatggggagggatcaacctatggaaatctgggaaatgcctatcttagtctaggtaattttaaacaagccattgagtactacgaaaaacatcttagtattgctaaagaagtaggtaatagggctggggagggatcagcctatggaaatctgggaaatgcctatcgaaatctaggtaattttaaacaagccattgagtactacgaaaaacatcttagtattgctaaagaagtaggtaatagggatggggagggatcagcctatggaaatctgggaattgcGTATCTTAacctaggtaattttaaacaagccattgtgtgctgcgaaaaacatcttagtatagctaaagaagtaggtgatAGGGATGGGGAGGGattagcctatggaaatctgggaaatgcctttAACAATCTAGGTTATTTTAAGGAAGCTATGGATTACCATGAACACAGTCTTAGtattttcaaggaaattggAAACTGTCTAGGAGAGGGAATCGCGTGGTATTCGCAAGGTCATGATCATGAACTGTTGGGTTCCTTCATTAACGCACTCAGTTGTTATCGTTCAagtataaaacattttgatgaaacaaggcaTAGTCTGAAGTCAGAAGATGAATTAAAAGTAACTTTTCGTGATTCTTATCGCGTGTCATACACTGCTCTGTGGAGGAcacttttgaagaatggagagattgaagaagctttgtatgctgctgagaaAGGTCGAGCACAGGCTTTGATGGATATTTTGCAAGATCAATACGGCATTGACTCTCAGTCATTTTCTGCACTTGCTCCGAATCAAACTCTTACAGCTGCATTAGAGCTTTTACCTTCACAAGCCGTTTTTGTGGCACTTGACGAGAACAAGATCACGTTTTGGGTGCTAAGAAAAGACAGCAAGATCAGCTTTCGACAAAGCGACATCGCAAATGGAAGTGCTGATTTGTTGATGGAAACTATTTTGAAAGAGATCGGCGTAGGGGATGGTGTCAGATGCGAGAATCGTTCATTGGATCCACTACGCAATGACCTGTCTTGCAGCAAAAAACCTATCAGTGAGAAAGCAGTTCTACCATTTTCATCCTCTGGTAACTCTTTACAACCGTTGTATGAAGTCTTACTCGGGCCAATTGCAGACTTGCTCCAAGGAAATGAGTTAATCgttgttcctgatggaccattttgcttggctccatATTCTGCATTGAGTGAATCTATCAGGATCCGCACCATTCCCTCGCTGACCGCTTTTAATGTGATCGTTGGTGCACCTGATGACTTCCACAGTAAGACTGGCGCACTGCTTGTAGGTGATCCCTGCTTGAAGGAAGTTACTAACAAGAAAGGGGAACCCATTTTGGAACAGCTTCCGTGCGCAAAAAAAGAAGTAGAGATGATTGGAAAACTTCTGCAGACAACTCCGCTGACTGGAAAAAGTGCCACGAAATCTGAGGTGCTGAAAAGTATGAAATCAGTTGCTTTAGTTCACATTGCAGCACATGGATGCCAAAAAACGGGAGAAATTGCTTTAGCCCCAAATAACGAACGGAAATCGCAAATCCCCAAAGAGGAagacttcattttgaaaatgtcggaTGTTCAGACAATTTCTCTTCGAGCAAGGCTAGTTGTGCTGAGCTGTTGTCACAGTGGCCGGGGAGAAGTGAAGTCTGAGGGAGTGGTGGGAATTgcaagggctttcctgtgtgctggagctcggtctgttttggtgtcactctgggcaattgatgaCAAGGTAACGTTGCTGTTCATGAGGAGCTTCTACCAGCACCTGGTAGATGGAAAAAGCGCAAGTGCAGCTCttcaacaaacaatgaaatCTTTCCGAGAGTCAAAGCAGTATTGCGCTATAAagcactgggcgccatttgtgctggttggcgatgatgtcaTGCTGGAATTTCCAAAAAATG aatcGATGTCAAAGATGCTAGAAGACAACCTAGCAGAGCCTGACGCTTCAGTGATTGCCGAACTTGTAAAAAAAGGTATAACGGGTTAA